One genomic segment of Saccharomyces kudriavzevii IFO 1802 strain IFO1802 genome assembly, chromosome: 8 includes these proteins:
- the MCO14 gene encoding 4a-hydroxytetrahydrobiopterin dehydratase (similar to Saccharomyces cerevisiae YHL018W; ancestral locus Anc_2.554), translating into MHNKIVKIASSALTGGKLLEKLKPLVHWEAQWDASRTKCLGITREVTFKDYETTWAFLTRVSMRSHLWGHHPLIHTSYTWVKLELRTHDTEPKDTDKGQLSDIDVRMAKRIDSYIDDGTR; encoded by the coding sequence ATGCATAACAAGATCGTTAAAATCGCATCCAGTGCACTAACGGGGGGTAAACTGCTCGAGAAGCTGAAACCCCTGGTTCACTGGGAAGCACAATGGGACGCTAGCAGAACTAAATGTCTAGGAATAACAAGAGAAGTGACTTTCAAGGACTACGAGACCACCTGGGCTTTTCTGACTCGCGTGTCAATGAGATCTCATCTTTGGGGCCACCACCCCCTGATCCACACCAGCTACACCTGGGTGAAGCTGGAGCTTCGCACGCATGACACAGAGCCAAAAGACACGGATAAGGGTCAGCTTAGTGATATAGATGTCCGGATGGCCAAGAGAATAGATTCCTACATCGATGATGGAACGCGTTGA
- the SPO11 gene encoding DNA topoisomerase (ATP-hydrolyzing) (similar to Saccharomyces cerevisiae SPO11 (YHL022C); ancestral locus Anc_7.109), whose amino-acid sequence MALEKLSKKYRTRQELLKALTPRTRSIHLSSSGHSSGSASSDAEVLYHIKQILSLAANSLEQQQQPFTIIFQNKTRGGSSNSNVPTRLDFPLNGPHLFTHRFRLKKCSILLNLLKIVMEKLPLGKNTTVRDIFYSNVELFQRQANVVQWLDIIRFNFNLSPRKSLNIIPAQKGLIYSPFPIYVHDKIMTGKDEFQIQKQTVSHGKPCLIPFFQDDAIIELETTSNCNLVIVEKEAVFTKLVSNYHRLNANTVLITGKGFPDFLTRLFLKKLEQDCSSLISSCSIFTDADPYGISIALNYINSSANAAYNCAMVDYRGIYITQVLAQNNRLGSKAIQLLNLSQRDCTLAKNLIVSLTGNNEEIATSPFKNFIVECQREIFFHKKAEMNEIDASIFQLP is encoded by the coding sequence ATGGCTTTAGAAAAGTTGAgcaaaaaatacagaacAAGACAAGAATTGCTCAAAGCTCTTACTCCCAGAACGCGGTCCATCCATCTAAGCTCCAGTGGTCACTCAAGCGGCAGTGCCAGTTCAGATGCGGAGGTTTTGTATCATATTAAGCAGATTTTGTCATTGGCGGCTAATTCTTTAgagcaacaacaacagccATTTACAataatctttcaaaacaaaacaagaGGCGGTTCTAGTAATTCCAACGTCCCTACAAGATTAGACTTCCCTTTGAATGGCCCACATCTATTCACTCACCGGTTTAGGCTGAAAAAATGCTCAATCCTATTAAACTTATTGAAAATCGTTATGGAAAAATTACCCCTTGGTAAAAACACTACCGTAAGAGACATTTTCTACTCCAATGTGGAGCTATTCCAGAGACAGGCAAATGTTGTCCAGTGGCTAGATATCATACGGTTTAACTTTAATCTCTCCCCACGGAAATCGTTAAATATCATCCCAGCCCAGAAAGGTTTGATTTATTCACCATTCCCAATCTATGTTCACGACAAAATCATGACGGGCAAAGATGAGTTCCAGATACAGAAGCAAACAGTTTCCCATGGTAAGCCCTGTttgattccctttttcCAAGATGATGCAATAATTGAACTAGAAACAACCAGCAACTGCAATCTTGTTATAGTAGAAAAGGAGGCCGTCTTCACCAAGTTAGTAAGTAATTATCACCGGTTAAATGCGAATACGGTGTTGATTACCGGTAAGGGGTTCCCAGATTTCCTGACAAGGttgtttctgaaaaaactgGAGCAAGATTGCTCCAGTTTAATCTCGAGCTGTTCCATATTCACCGACGCCGACCCTTATGGAATCAGCATCGCTCTAAATTATATTAACTCGAGTGCAAACGCCGCATATAATTGTGCGATGGTCGACTATAGGGGTATTTATATTACACAGGTCTTAGCGCAAAACAATAGGTTAGGTAGCAAAGCCATCCAATTATTGAACCTAAGTCAGCGCGATTGCACATTAGCCAAGAATTTGATAGTTTCCCTGACCGGAAACAACGAAGAAATTGCAACATCGccattcaaaaacttcattgTAGAGTGTCAGCGGgagatcttttttcataaaaaaGCTGAAATGAATGAAATCGATGCCAGTATTTTCCAGTTGCCGTGA
- the AIM17 gene encoding Aim17p (similar to Saccharomyces cerevisiae AIM17 (YHL021C); ancestral locus Anc_7.110) gives MLRSHLGMGSRMLAKITITPRAYSSAAAAASGGHIIKTFFNRDSTTITFSMEESSKPVSVCFNNVFLRDASHGAKLVTTGELYHNEKLTAPQDIQISQDGKSLVVKWQDGGHHRFPLQFFVDYKGSSFVSPATRKQESKYKPQLWNKHILKNNVKDLLSVNYNEFIDPKDDSKLFQTLVNLQKFGITFISGTPSSSSEGLTIQRICERIGPIRSTVHGEGTFGVNASQATSVNAHYANKHLPLHTDMPFLENVPGFQILQSLPTIGGEDPSTRPMNYFVDAFYATRNVRESDFEAYEALQIVPVNYIYENGDKRYYQSKPLIEHHDINEDNTLLGNYESLIKCINYSPPYQAPFTFGIYDKPSDLNTNPDLNLITTPAKLTERFLFKSFIRGLNVFESHINDFKNQFRLQLPENCCVIFNNRRVLHANSLTNSNQQWLKGCYFDSDTFKSKLKFLEEKFPHDK, from the coding sequence ATGCTAAGATCACATTTAGGCATGGGATCTCGGATGCTCGCCAAGATAACCATCACACCAAGGGCGTACTCATCTGCGGCTGCCGCAGCAAGCGGGGGACATATCATCAAGACGTTCTTCAATAGGGACTCGACTACAATCACATTTTCCATGGAGGAGTCTAGTAAGCCGGTTTCCGTTTGTTTTAACAACGTCTTCCTTAGGGATGCGTCGCACGGTGCCAAGCTGGTCACTACGGGGGAGCTGTACCATAACGAAAAATTGACCGCTCCTCAGGACATCCAGATCTCTCAGGATGGGAAATCTCTGGTGGTGAAGTGGCAAGACGGCGGCCATCATCGGTTCCCCCTCCAATTCTTCGTTGACTATAAAGGTTCCAGTTTTGTTTCCCCAGCAACAAGAAAACAGGAATCTAAGTACAAACCTCAGTTGTGGAACAAGcacatcttgaaaaataatgtCAAAGACCTGCTCTCCGTGAACTATAACGAGTTCATTGACCCCAAGGACGACTCAAAGCTTTTCCAAACGCTGGTCAATCTACAGAAATTCGGCATCACTTTCATCTCCGGTACCCCCTCATCTTCTTCCGAGGGTCTTACCATACAGAGGATATGTGAAAGGATCGGACCCATAAGATCGACCGTACACGGTGAAGGTACGTTTGGTGTGAATGCGTCGCAGGCGACCAGTGTCAACGCCCATTATGCCAATAAACACTTACCATTGCATACAGATATGCCGTTTTTGGAAAACGTGCCAGGTTTCCAGATTCTACAATCCTTACCCACTATTGGAGGGGAAGACCCCAGCACCAGGCCCATGAACTACTTTGTGGACGCATTTTATGCCACACGTAATGTTAGAGAATCGGATTTCGAAGCTTACGAGGCTTTGCAGATCGTTCCTGTAAATTATATTTATGAAAACGGCGATAAGAGATATTACCAATCCAAACCTCTAATCGAACATCACGACATCAACGAAGACAACACTCTGCTAGGAAATTATGAGAGTTTAATCAAATGCATCAATTACTCCCCCCCATATCAAGCACCCTTCACCTTTGGTATTTACGACAAGCCATCGGACTTGAATACAAATCcagatttgaatttgattaCTACGCCGGCGAAGTTAACAGAGagatttttgttcaagtCCTTCATTAGAGGGCTGAACGTCTTCGAAAGCCACATCAATGACTTCAAAAATCAGTTTAGACTGCAGTTGCCGGAAAACTGTTGCGTCATCTTCAACAACAGGAGAGTCTTGCATGCCAACTCTTTGACAAACTCAAACCAGCAATGGCTGAAGGGTTGCTATTTCGACTCGGACACTTTCAAGAGCAAGTTGAAGTTCTTGGAAGAGAAATTCCCTCATGACAAATAA
- the APM2 gene encoding Apm2p (similar to Saccharomyces cerevisiae APM2 (YHL019C); ancestral locus Anc_2.555), translating into MSSSLFILDEDLEPVVSKNIRALPNLSSVLSSFKQCYHDGSPPILFQNDWFFIHLKRDFLHLVSVIHTTDKPNIDLMTILAFLEQFYHLLQKYFEIKVLSKDLILDNVLLVLELMDECIDFGIVQVTDPSIIKDYIRVKVNLPKVAIDNDEWSSDDESSSESSAGEYSNAKKKKKNKRKKKKNSRGKNVGKSKIKGIMVNNKENKGINVVETVKETLRNKNDNGKEPLDDELSNDGNDLYINGDIAKTIIMPISWRTKGIHYAKNEFFLDVIERVQYLMDFEKGIIRKNLIHGEIVCRSYLSGMPKLKISINKILNRDPQFMSNSNFHQCVSLDSINTIEKGQEKEQNTGDSQAAADAREIEFVPPDGEFVLCQYELKRHVKDAPMIKLKDFEIKPKLKKSKIQILTKIQTNFKPTNSTSKLNVKIPLTRVFQDYKIDLSKQIRFKANNGKVVFNLSDDFLLWEIQTMKGHRERNASNAPQDDGDPSTCASMVAEFSLFNQEEYDRLQEEMKTSMNPPPLRTGPKLEELYNQVHDKHTPHVTPRDRLVSIDFEIPYCTCSGLKVEYLKVEEPQLQYQSFPWVRYKTVNDEEYAYIV; encoded by the coding sequence ATGTCGTCGAGCCTGTTTATCCTGGACGAAGATCTGGAGCCAGTGGTGTCTAAGAACATCAGGGCACTACCGAATCTGTCGTCGGTCCTTTCAAGCTTCAAGCAATGTTATCATGACGGTTCGCCTCCAATTCTTTTCCAGAATGATTGGTTCTTTATACATCTCAAGAGAGACTTTTTGCATTTAGTATCGGTGATACATACCACAGACAAACCAAATATAGATTTGATGACCATACTGGCCTTTTTGGAGCAGttttatcatcttctacaaaaatatttcGAAATTAAGGTTTTGAGCAAGGATCTCATACTGGACAACGTCTTACTGGTCTTGGAGTTGATGGACGAGTGCATAGATTTTGGCATTGTACAGGTGACGGATCCGAGTATCATCAAGGATTACATCCGTGTAAAGGTCAATCTGCCAAAAGTTGCAATCGACAATGACGAGTGGAGCTCTGATGACGAAAGCAGCAGTGAGAGCAGCGCTGGTGAGTACAGCAAtgcgaagaagaagaagaagaacaagaggaagaagaagaaaaacagcaGGGGGAAGAATGTGGGCAAGAGCAAAATAAAAGGCATCATGgtaaacaataaagaaaataagggTATCAACGTGGTGGAAACCGTCAAAGAAACGCTGAGAAACAAGAACGATAATGGCAAAGAGCCCCTGGATGACGAGCTGTCCAACGATGGTAACGATCTTTACATCAATGGAGACATTGCGAAGACGATTATAATGCCCATATCATGGAGAACAAAGGGAATCCACTACGCCAAGAACGAGTTCTTTCTTGATGTTATCGAACGTGTGCAATACCTGATGGATTTCGAAAAGGGAATAATCAGAAAGAACCTGATACACGGCGAAATCGTATGCAGGAGCTATTTGTCGGGGATGCCCAAACTGAAAATATCCATCAACAAGATACTGAACAGAGACCCTCAATTCATGTCGAACTCCAACTTCCACCAGTGCGTTTCGCTAGATTCCATAAACACCATTGAAAAGGGGcaggaaaaagaacaaaacacTGGTGATTCGCAGGCAGCAGCTGACGCAAGGGAGATCGAATTTGTACCGCCGGATGGTGAATTTGTCCTTTGCCAATACGAGTTGAAAAGACACGTGAAGGATGCGCCGATGATAAAACTGAAGGATTTTGAGATCAAGCccaaattgaagaagtcCAAGATACAGATTCTAACAAAAATCCAAACAAACTTCAAACCGACCAACTCCACGTCGAAACTCAACGTTAAGATTCCGCTGACAAGGGTTTTCCAGGACTACAAGATAGACCTAAGCAAGCAAATTAGGTTCAAAGCCAACAACGGCAAAGTCGTGTTCAACTTGAGCGACGATTTTCTGCTGTGGGAGATACAGACCATGAAGGGCCACCGCGAACGCAATGCCAGCAACGCCCCCCAGGACGACGGCGATCCCAGCACGTGTGCGTCCATGGTGGCAGAGTTCTCCCTCTTCAATCAGGAAGAATACGACCGCctgcaagaagaaatgaaaaccTCGATGAATCCGCCGCCCTTGCGCACGGGACCCAAGCTGGAAGAACTATACAATCAGGTCCACGACAAGCACACCCCCCACGTTACTCCTCGGGATAGGTTGGTCAGCATTGACTTTGAGATCCCATACTGCACATGCAGCGGGCTGAAAGTCGAGTACCTGAAGGTCGAGGAGCCACAGTTGCAGTACCAGTCTTTCCCCTGGGTCAGATACAAGACTGTCAACGACGAGGAGTACGCATACATCGTTTGA
- the RPS20 gene encoding 40S ribosomal protein uS10 (similar to Saccharomyces cerevisiae RPS20 (YHL015W); ancestral locus Anc_2.550), with protein MSDFQKEKVEEQEQQQQIIKIRITLTSTKVKQLENVSSNIVKNADQHNLVKKGPVRLPTKVLKISTRKTPNGEGSKTWETYEMRIHKRYIDLEAPVQIVKRITQITIEPGVDVEVVVASN; from the coding sequence ATGTCTGActttcaaaaggaaaaggttgaagaacaagaacaacaacaacaaatcATCAAGATTAGAATCACTTTGACTTCTACCAAGGTTAAgcaattggaaaatgtcTCTTCTAACATTGTCAAGAACGCTGACCAACACAACTTGGTCAAGAAGGGTCCAGTCAGATTACCAACCAAGGTCTTGAAGATCTCCACCAGAAAGACTCCAAACGGTGAAGGTTCTAAGACTTGGGAAACCTACGAAATGAGAATCCACAAGAGATACATTGACTTGGAAGCTCCAGTTCAAATTGTTAAGAGAATCACTCAAATCACCATTGAACCTGGTGTGGATGTCGAAGTTGTTGTCGCTTCTAACTAA
- the SKDI08G0250 gene encoding uncharacterized protein (similar to Saccharomyces cerevisiae YHL017W and PTM1 (YKL039W); ancestral locus Anc_2.552), translating to MRGSWPLLTGLLLLCGMVCGNQETISQKYHDVCSGMYSKKDFNGKIEPFISFTLEELSLNEEDDSGEGISVAVFDFQDYEHIGVRLPNGEIQYICDDYALDLSLCDDSSLGKFIIQEVATDPFTSKEHNLTSPILTFTQQELGTHERTYPIKKTGYYCVTTSSFTSSRSKFRATVNFRNAYGELDASEAYKLPIYAFLAIAYAICTLAYSWLCWKHRHELLPLQKYILVFLVFLTADTIFVWMYYVIENQKGNSSVALRIYMVFISIFSAGKITFTFLLVLLISFGYGIVYPKLERTLLRRCQIFAAFTFAVCVAFLVQKYSQNSESLSNLILITAIPLVLCLFAFYYLTLSSMNKTMTYLREQKQVVKLNMYRKLIILCYISLFVLFLGLLVSTFAYAGMDTVDMIEQYWKTEFLITDTWPSFVYFVVFIVFAFFWRPTSTSYLLACSHQLPTDMENVSEFDLDDINSLSDEALPERGARNDYQGQDHSMDIDLASDFEEVPSANANARADDDVLFDIDYGKDTKIDRHAA from the coding sequence ATGCGTGGGTCGTGGCCGCTGCTGACAGGGCTGCTACTACTGTGTGGCATGGTTTGCGGGAACCAAGAAACCATAAGCCAAAAGTATCACGATGTTTGCTCAGGGATGTATTCCAAGAAGGATTTCAACGGAAAAATTGAGCCATTTATATCGTTTACATTGGAGGAACTGTCACttaatgaagaagacgatTCCGGTGAGGGGATCAGCGTCGCTGTGTTCGATTTCCAAGATTACGAGCACATTGGTGTACGGTTACCCAATGGGGAAATTCAGTACATTTGCGATGACTACGCACTTGATTTGAGTTTGTGCGATGATTCATCTCTGGGGAAATTCATCATCCAAGAGGTCGCCACCGATCCGTTCACCAGTAAGGAACATAACTTGACTAGTCCAATTTTGACTTTCACTCAACAAGAATTGGGCACGCACGAGAGGACGTACCCGATCAAGAAAACTGGTTATTATTGCGTAACCACATCGTCTTTCACTTCTTCCAGATCTAAGTTCCGGGCTACGGTGAATTTCAGAAACGCTTACGGCGAATTGGATGCCTCAGAGGCATATAAGCTGCCCATTTATGCGTTTTTGGCCATTGCTTATGCTATCTGCACGTTAGCGTATTCTTGGCTATGTTGGAAACACAGACACGAATTACTACctttacaaaaatacatTTTAGtgtttcttgttttcttaaCAGCTGATACAATATTCGTCTGGATGTACTATGTTATTGAGAATCAGAAGGGAAACTCTAGCGTGGCCCTTCGCATATACATGGTTTTCATATCGATCTTTAGTGCCGGTAAGATAACTTTCACGTTCCTCCTCGTTTTGCTAATATCTTTCGGCTATGGTATAGTGTATCCAAAATTGGAACGTACATTACTAAGAAGATGTCAGATATTTGCTGCGTTTACGTTTGCAGTATGTGTTGCATTCTTAGTCCAAAAATACTCCCAAAACTCCGAGTCTTTATCCAATTTGATTTTAATTACTGCTATCCCATTGGTACTATGTCTATTTGCTTTCTATTATTTGACcctttcttcaatgaacAAAACAATGACTTATTTGagagaacaaaaacaaGTGGTAAAATTAAACATGTACAGAAAACTGATCATTTTATGTTACATTTCGTTATTTGTACTATTCTTAGGCCTACTGGTCTCTACTTTTGCCTACGCTGGTATGGATACCGTTGACATGATTGAACAATACTGGAAGACAGAATTTCTGATTACAGACACCTGGCCCAGCTTTGTTTATTTCGTGGTATTCATCGTTTTCGCGTTCTTTTGGAGACCTACGAGCACCTCCTACTTACTGGCATGCTCGCATCAATTGCCAACTGATATGGAAAATGTATCTGAGTTCGACTTAGATGATATAAATTCTTTGTCTGATGAGGCGCTGCCCGAGAGAGGAGCACGCAACGATTATCAAGGGCAGGATCACAGCATGGATATTGATTTAGCATCCGATTTCGAAGAAGTGCCAAGTGCTAACGCAAATGCACGTGCGGATGACGATGTTTTGTTCGACATAGATTACGGGAAGGATACAAAAATCGACAGACACGCTGCATAG
- the DUR3 gene encoding Dur3p (similar to Saccharomyces cerevisiae DUR3 (YHL016C); ancestral locus Anc_2.551), with translation MGEFKPPLPQGAGYAIVLGLGAVFAGMMVLTTYLLKRYQKEIITAEEFSTAGRSVKTGLVAAAVVSSWIWCSTLLTSSTKEYADGIFGGYAYAAGACFQIIAFAILAIKTKQMAPNAHTYLELVRTRYGRIGHGCYLFYAIATNILVTSMLLTSGSAVFSDLTGMNTIASCFLLPVGVVVYTLFGGIKATFLTDYLHTCVIIVIVLIFAFKVYATSDVLGSPGKVYDLVREAAKRHPVDGNYQGEYMTMTSKSAGILLIINLIGNFGTVFLDNGYWNKAISASPAASLKAYAIGGLAWFAVPSLISLTMGLACIAVETSPNFPTYPDPLTSFQANSGLVLPAAAITILGKGGAVASLLMIFMAVTSAMSAELIAVSSVFTYDIYREYIDPRASGKKLIYTSHFACIFFGLAMSGFSVGLYYGGISMGYIYEMMGIIISSAVLPVVLTLCSKDMNLIAAVVSPILGTGLAIMSWLVCTKSLYKELTVDTTFMDYPMLTGNLVALFSPVIFIPILTYVFKPQNFDWERFKDISRVDETEELVQADPDIKLCDADVNDEEQPGETNSFISDNEKNDVRVNDEKLSEPNLGVVISNAILKENETELQEELDEEQRELARGLKIAYFLCVFFALAFLVVWPMPMYGSKYIFSKKFFTGWVVVMIIWLFFSAFAVCIYPLWEGRHGIYTTMRGVYWDLSGQTHKLREWQNSNPQDLHVVTSQISARLHGKPSHFGQVDEII, from the coding sequence ATGGGTGAATTCAAACCTCCGCTACCTCAAGGCGCAGGGTACGCTATTGTGTTAGGTCTGGGAGCTGTTTTTGCAGGAATGATGGTTTTGACAACGTATTTATTGAAACGTTatcaaaaggaaataatAACGGCTGAAGAATTCAGCACAGCCGGTAGATCCGTAAAAACTGGTTTAGTAGCTGCGGCTGTGGTATCCAGTTGGATTTGGTGCTCAACATTATTAACTTCATCGACAAAGGAATATGCAGACGGTATATTTGGAGGGTACGCATATGCTGCTGGTGCATGTTTCCAAATCATCGCGTTTGCAATCCTGGCCATTAAGACCAAGCAAATGGCTCCCAATGCGCACACGTATCTAGAATTAGTAAGAACAAGATACGGTAGGATTGGACATGGTTGCTATTTGTTTTACGCTATTGCAACCAACATTTTGGTCACTTCTATGCTTTTAACTTCCGGTTCTGCTGTCTTCAGTGACTTAACCGGGATGAACACTATTGCATCCTGTTTCTTACTACCCGTCGGCGTTGTCGTTTATACCCTATTTGGTGGTATCAAGGCGACCTTTTTGACTGACTATCTGCACACTTgtgtcatcatcgtcattgtTCTCATATTCGCCTTCAAAGTTTACGCCACTAGTGATGTTTTAGGGTCACCGGGCAAAGTCTATGACTTAGTTCGAGAAGCCGCTAAGAGACATCCAGTGGATGGTAACTATCAAGGTGAATACATGACCATGACATCCAAATCTGCCGGTATCTTATTAATCATCAACCTGATCGGGAATTTCGGTACCGTTTTCCTAGATAATGGTTATTGGAACAAAGCAATTTCAGCTAGCCCCGCAGCAAGCTTGAAAGCTTACGCAATAGGTGGGTTAGCATGGTTTGCCGTACCTTCTCTTATCTCATTGACTATGGGTTTGGCATGTATTGCAGTGGAAACCTCTCCCAATTTCCCGACATACCCTGATCCACTGACTTCGTTTCAGGCAAATTCTGGGTTAGTCTTACCAGCTGCCGCGATTACTATCCTTGGTAAGGGTGGTGCAGTGGCATCGCTACTGATGATCTTCATGGCCGTCACGTCTGCCATGTCTGCTGAATTGATTGCTGTTTCGTCTGTTTTCACTTATGATATTTATAGAGAATATATCGATCCTCGTGCAAGCGGCAAGAAACTGATTTATACATCTCATTTTGCCTGTATCTTTTTCGGTCTTGCCATGAGTGGATTTTCGGTTGGTTTATACTACGGTGGTATTTCTATGGGTTATATTTACGAAATGATGGGCATAATTATTAGTAGTGCAGTGCTACCTGTGGTATTGACTCTATGTTCTAAGGACATGAATTTGATTGCCGCTGTGGTGTCACCAATTTTGGGCACCGGATTGGCTATAATGTCATGGCTGGTCTGTACCAAATCGCTTTATAAAGAATTGACCGTAGATACAACGTTCATGGATTACCCAATGCTAACAGGCAACTTGGTAGCCTTATTTTCACCAGTTATCTTTATTCCTATTTTAACTTATGTTTTTAAACCACAAAATTTCGACTGGGAAAGATTTAAGGACATTAGTAGAGTTGATGAAACTGAAGAGTTAGTCCAAGCTGATCCTGACATTAAACTTTGTGATGCTGACGTTAACGATGAGGAGCAACCGGGAGAAACAAACTCCTTCATTTcagataatgaaaaaaatgatgtaaGGgtaaatgatgaaaaattgagtGAACCCAACCTCGGTGTCGTAATAAGCAATGCgatcttgaaagaaaatgagacCGAATTGCAGGAAGAATTAGACGAAGAACAAAGAGAGTTAGCACGTGGTTTGAAAATCGCCTATTTTCTATGTGTTTTCTTCGCCTTGGCATTTCTAGTGGTTTGGCCCATGCCCATGTATGGTTCCAAATATATCTTTAGTAAGAAATTCTTCACCGGTTGGGTCGTTGTGATGATCATCTGGCTTTTCTTTAGTGCATTTGCGGTTTGTATTTATCCACTCTGGGAAGGTAGACACGGAATATATACCACAATGCGCGGGGTATATTGGGATTTATCTGGTCAAACCCATAAACTGAGGGAATGGCAAAACTCCAACCCGCAAGATCTGCACGTAGTAACAAGCCAGATTAGTGCACGGCTACATGGGAAACCATCCCATTTTGGACAGGTTGACGAGATAATATAG
- the OPI1 gene encoding transcriptional regulator OPI1 (similar to Saccharomyces cerevisiae OPI1 (YHL020C); ancestral locus Anc_2.557), with amino-acid sequence MSESQRLGLSEEEVEAAEVLGVLKQSCRQKSQRSENVSQGDRRLAGESSTTPLNILDRVSNKIISNVVTFYDEINTNKRPLKSIGRLLDDDDDEHDDYDYYDEEFFTNKRQKLSQVIAKGKDNLKEYKLNMSIESKKRLITCLHLLKLANKQLSDKISCLQDLVEKEQVQPVPKQDCSVATTAGAGEEETSSDDDDDEEFFDASEQVNANEQSIVVKMEVVGTVKKVYSLISKFTANSLPEPARSQVRESLLNLPTNWFDSVQSTSLPQHTSFHHAHHQEQEVEQQQQQRQQQQQQEQQQQEQQQEWEGNRNGDDKESSSSSSVTPNGKVLILAKESLEMVRNVMGVVDSTLGKAEEWVKQKQEVKEMIKKRFLQQQQRDGHRIKSFQDTPKSSE; translated from the coding sequence ATGTCTGAAAGTCAGCGTTTAGGATTATCAGAGGAAGAAGTAGAAGCGGCTGAAGTACTGGGAGTGCTGAAACAATCATGCAGACAGAAGTCACAGCGGTCAGAGAACGTCTCGCAAGGCGACCGGAGGTTGGCGGGTGAGTCATCGACGACACCGTTGAACATTCTGGACCGTGTGAGCAACAAGATTATCAGCAACGTCGTGACGTTCTACGACGAAATAAACACGAACAAGAGGCCTCTGAAGTCGATCGGAAGACTGCTggacgacgacgacgacgagCATGACGACTACGACTACTACGACGAGGAGTTCTTCACCAACAAGAGACAAAAGCTGTCGCAGGTGATTGCGAAGGGGAAGGACAACTTGAAAGAGTACAAGCTGAACATGTCCATCGAGTCGAAGAAAAGGCTCATTACATGTTTGCATCTTCTGAAGCTGGCCAACAAGCAGCTCTCCGATAAAATCTCGTGCCTGCAAGATCTCGTGGAAAAGGAACAGGTGCAACCTGTGCCCAAACAAGATTGCAGTGTTGCGACGACTGCTGGAGCTGGGGAAGAAGAGACATCGTctgacgacgacgacgatgaGGAGTTTTTCGATGCCTCGGAGCAGGTCAACGCCAACGAACAGTCTATTGTGGTGAAGATGGAGGTGGTCGGCACAGTCAAAAAGGTTTACTCGCTGATATCGAAGTTCACAGCGAACTCGCTGCCCGAACCTGCAAGGTCCCAGGTCCGAGAAAGCCTGTTAAACCTGCCCACAAACTGGTTCGATAGCGTCCAGAGCACTTCACTGCCGCAACACACGTCGTTTCACCACGCCCACCACCAGGAGCAAGAAGTggagcagcagcagcagcaacggcagcaacagcaacagcaggagcagcagcagcaggaGCAGCAGCAGGAATGGGAAGGGAACAGAAATGGCGACGATAAAGAGTCGTCCTCGTCCTCTTCGGTCACCCCGAATGGGAAAGTCCTCATCCTCGCGAAAGAGTCCCTGGAAATGGTGAGGAACGTCATGGGCGTGGTCGACTCCACCTTGGGCAAAGCCGAAGAATGGGTGAAGCAAAAGCAAGAGGTGAAGGAGATGATCAAAAAACGCTTCTTGCAGCAACAACAGAGGGACGGTCATCGCATCAAGTCTTTCCAGGACACCCCCAAGAGCAGCGAGTAG